In the Corynebacterium gerontici genome, one interval contains:
- a CDS encoding helix-turn-helix domain-containing protein, which translates to MSIGIAEFRNAVNSTVVPLLIDAPSPESFQGTVQRHDVGRTTFVHIAASAHSVRRTAELIAGPSEAYIKLSQIIDGQGVLRQDGRSVRFSQGDIVIYDTTRPYSLDFCSDCTLLVVMVPKKDFGLSEKVLANLTAISLTKGFAVSSAVSAFLSELAHNFSELGTRAGAQLAEMVVAMIRPVLMAAAEDSGFGLDSKGRLLRDIEQYIDTHLSDPDLNPKTIAQAHFISVRYLHSLYSDHATTVAATIKARRLDQAHSMLVDQSCASMPISSIAAECGMPDAAYFSRAFKERFGESPSAARRR; encoded by the coding sequence ATGAGTATTGGAATCGCTGAGTTTCGCAATGCGGTCAACAGCACGGTGGTGCCTTTGCTTATCGACGCCCCATCGCCGGAATCCTTCCAGGGGACCGTGCAGCGGCACGACGTGGGGAGAACCACGTTCGTGCATATTGCGGCGAGTGCCCATTCTGTGCGACGCACCGCGGAGCTGATCGCGGGGCCTTCCGAGGCTTATATCAAGTTGAGTCAGATTATCGATGGCCAGGGTGTGCTTCGCCAAGATGGGCGTTCGGTGCGTTTTAGCCAAGGCGACATCGTCATTTATGACACAACGCGTCCTTATTCTTTGGATTTTTGCTCTGATTGCACCCTGCTGGTGGTGATGGTGCCGAAGAAAGATTTCGGGCTCTCAGAAAAGGTGCTGGCGAATCTCACCGCCATCTCCCTGACCAAGGGTTTCGCCGTGAGCTCCGCAGTGAGCGCGTTTCTAAGCGAACTTGCTCATAATTTCAGTGAGTTGGGTACCCGTGCTGGGGCGCAGCTTGCAGAAATGGTGGTGGCGATGATTCGGCCCGTCCTGATGGCCGCGGCTGAGGACTCCGGCTTTGGCCTGGATTCTAAGGGTCGCCTGCTGCGAGATATCGAGCAATACATCGATACGCATCTGAGTGACCCTGATCTGAATCCGAAAACTATTGCGCAGGCACACTTCATCTCTGTGCGCTACCTTCACTCGCTCTACAGTGATCACGCCACCACGGTGGCCGCGACGATTAAGGCGCGGAGGTTGGATCAGGCTCATTCGATGTTAGTTGATCAATCCTGCGCATCCATGCCCATTAGTTCGATTGCCGCCGAATGTGGGATGCCGGATGCCGCGTATTTTTCTCGGGCGTTCAAGGAGCGCTTTGGTGAGAGTCCCAGTGCCGCGCGGAGACGCTGA
- a CDS encoding aldehyde dehydrogenase family protein encodes MQTQQYINGQWVDGAADAIESYNPATGEVIANVASANEAQVNEAVAAARSALAGEWANLLPVQRAEVLFKIADLIEANAEEFAQLETLDQGQPIGVARQVSVAGAANHFRYFAGFVTKIQGTTNPVSFPDTLHYTKREPVGVNALITPWNFPLMILAWKLAPALATGNTVVIKPSEVTPLTSIKLVEICEQAGVPAGVVNIVTGAGNVGALLSSHMDVDHLSYTGSTPTGKAITHAAADSNLKRLTLELGGKAPSIITSSADIDAAVAGNVGGALLNSGQVCAAYTRFYVDSKVHDEFVEKLAGAASSMNVGPGADENSQLTPVVSEKHLGHVTNLIEAGRSEGAELVTGGKRIDRDGFFVEPTVFTGVSDENTIAKEEIFGPVLSVMQYEGQDGLDEVIARANDTEYGLAAAVWTKDIAESQKIANGLRSGAVFVNMLPIPDMAAPWGGYKQSGWGREMGPQAIECYTETKAVWLHYGS; translated from the coding sequence ATGCAAACTCAGCAGTACATCAATGGTCAATGGGTCGATGGCGCAGCGGATGCCATCGAGTCCTACAACCCCGCCACCGGCGAAGTGATTGCTAACGTCGCCAGTGCAAATGAAGCCCAGGTGAATGAGGCAGTAGCCGCAGCTCGCTCTGCGCTGGCAGGGGAGTGGGCAAACCTGCTCCCAGTCCAACGCGCCGAGGTCTTGTTCAAGATCGCCGATCTCATTGAGGCGAACGCTGAGGAATTCGCTCAACTTGAGACCCTGGATCAGGGCCAGCCAATTGGTGTGGCACGCCAGGTTTCCGTCGCCGGTGCAGCAAATCACTTCCGCTACTTCGCCGGGTTCGTGACCAAGATTCAGGGCACCACAAACCCCGTCAGTTTCCCCGACACCTTGCACTACACCAAGCGTGAACCAGTGGGCGTCAATGCGCTGATCACCCCGTGGAACTTCCCGCTCATGATCCTGGCCTGGAAGCTCGCTCCCGCACTTGCCACCGGCAACACCGTCGTGATTAAGCCTTCGGAAGTTACCCCGCTGACCTCCATCAAGTTGGTGGAGATCTGCGAGCAGGCCGGTGTGCCCGCTGGCGTCGTGAATATCGTCACTGGTGCCGGCAACGTCGGTGCTCTGTTGAGTTCCCACATGGATGTGGATCACCTCTCCTACACAGGCTCCACGCCCACAGGCAAAGCCATTACCCACGCAGCAGCAGATTCCAACCTCAAGCGTCTGACCTTGGAACTGGGTGGCAAAGCTCCTTCCATCATCACCTCTTCTGCAGACATTGATGCTGCCGTGGCGGGCAATGTGGGTGGCGCGCTGTTGAACTCCGGCCAGGTGTGTGCCGCGTACACCCGTTTCTACGTGGACAGCAAGGTGCACGACGAGTTCGTCGAAAAGCTTGCTGGTGCCGCCTCCTCCATGAACGTAGGCCCCGGCGCCGATGAAAACTCGCAGCTCACCCCGGTCGTTTCTGAAAAGCACCTCGGCCACGTCACCAACCTCATTGAGGCGGGTCGCTCGGAAGGCGCCGAGCTAGTCACGGGCGGCAAGCGCATCGACCGCGACGGTTTCTTTGTTGAGCCCACCGTCTTCACCGGTGTTTCTGACGAAAACACGATCGCCAAGGAAGAAATCTTCGGCCCCGTGCTTTCAGTCATGCAATACGAAGGCCAAGACGGACTCGATGAAGTCATCGCTCGCGCTAACGACACCGAATATGGCCTCGCCGCTGCTGTGTGGACCAAGGACATTGCCGAAAGCCAGAAGATTGCCAACGGCCTTCGCTCCGGCGCGGTGTTCGTCAACATGCTGCCGATCCCAGACATGGCTGCACCCTGGGGCGGCTACAAGCAGTCCGGCTGGGGCCGCGAGATGGGCCCGCAGGCCATCGAGTGCTACACCGAAACCAAGGCAGTTTGGCTCCACTACGGTAGCTAG